Proteins from a single region of Ziziphus jujuba cultivar Dongzao chromosome 1, ASM3175591v1:
- the LOC107408282 gene encoding protein ROOT HAIR DEFECTIVE 3 — MANGEVCCSTQLIDGDGAFNISGIENFIKEIKLGECGLSYAVVSIMGPQSSGKSTLLNHLFGTSFREMDAFKGRSQTTKGIWLANCAGIEPCTLVMDLEGTDGRERGEDDTAFEKQSALFALAVSDIVLINMWCHDIGREQAANKPLLKTVFQVMMRLFSPRKTTLMFVIRDKTRTPLENLEPVLREDIQKIWDSVPKPQAHKETPLSEFFNVEVVALSSYEEKEEQFKEQVANLRMKFFHSIAPGGLAGDRRGVVPASGFSFSAQEIWKVIKENKDLDLPAHKVMVATVRCEEIANEKYSSFAGNEDWQELEEAVQSAAVPGFGKKLSSILFTVLSEYDAEATYFDEGVRTAKRKQLEEKLLQLVQPAFQSVLGHIRSGSLDKFKEAFDKALDGGEGFSVAARDRAHSSMVLFDEGCEDAVIQQANWDTSKVREKLRRDIDAHIASVRAAKLSELTALYEAKLKEALAGPVEALLDGANNETWPSIRKLLQRETESAVSGLSDALSGFDMHEETKNEILARLRDYARGVVEAKAKEGAGRVLSGMKERFTTLFSHDSDSMPRVWTGKEDIRAITKTARSSSLKLLSVLAALRLDDYDVDNVDNTLTLALVDSTSASVKDRSITTLDPLASSTWENVPSSKTLITPVQCKSLWRQFKTETEYIVTQAISAQEANKRNNNWLPPPWAIVALVVLGFNEFMTLLRNPLYLGFIFVAFLLVKAMWVQLDISGEFSNGILPGILSLSTKFLPTVMNIIKRLAEEGSGQTATANGPQRNPALPSRSFHNGVNTTSSEMSSSASSDLTETDNSSSSKQD, encoded by the exons GGTTAGCAAATTGTGCTGGTATTGAGCCTTGCACTCTTGTTATGGATTTAGAGGGTACAGAtggaagagaaagaggagag GACGATACAGCATTCGAGAAGCAGAGTGCTCTTTTTGCTCTTGCTGTATCAGATATTGTGCTCATAAACAT GTGGTGTCATGATATTGGTCGTGAGCAAGCTGCAAACAAGCCTCTCCTTAAGACTGTATTCCAG GTGATGATGCGGTTGTTTAGTCCACGAAAAACGACACTGATGTTTGTCATACGTGACAAGACAAGG ACGCCATTGGAAAATCTAGAACCTGTTCTTAGGGAAGACATTCAAAAG ATATGGGACTCTGTTCCTAAGCCTCAAGCGCACAAGGAAACTCCGTTGAGTGAATTTTTCAAT GTTGAAGTTGTTGCTCTTTCAAGTTATGAGGAAAAGGAAGAACAATTTAAGGAGCAG GTGGCTAACTTGAGAATGAAATTTTTCCATTCCATTGCACCTGGTGGACTTGCGGGAGATCGACGGGGAGTGGTTCCTGCTTCTGGATTTTCTTTTAGTGCACAGGAAATCTGGAAAGTTATCAAGGAGAATAAAGATCTTGACCTTCCAGCCCATAAG GTGATGGTGGCTACTGTACGATGTGAAGAAATTGCCAATGAGAAATACTCCAGTTTTGCAGGAAATGAg GACTGGCAGGAATTGGAAGAGGCTGTACAATCTGCTGCTGTTCCTGGTTTTGGAAAGAAGCTTAGTTCAATTCTTTTCACTGTTCTATCAGA GTATGATGCAGAAGCTACATATTTTGATGAAGGTGTCAGAACTGCAAAGCGTAAGCAGCTTGAAGAAAAATTGCTGCAG CTTGTCCAACCTGCATTTCAATCTGTGTTGGGACATATAAGATCAGGATCTCTTGACAAGTTCAAAGAAGCATTTGATAAAGCATTGGATGGTGGGGAAGGGTTTTCTGTTGCTGCTCGTGATCGTGCTCATTCTTCCATGGTTCTATTTGATGAGGGATGTGAAG ATGCTGTTATACAACAAGCAAACTGGGACACATCTAAAGTACGGGAGAAACTTCGACGTGATATAGATGCCCATATTGCTTCAGTCCGTGCTGCAAAGCTGTCTGAGCTTACTGCACTGTATGAG GCAAAACTGAAGGAAGCATTAGCAGGACCAGTGGAAGCCCTTTTAGATGGAGCAAATAATGAGACCTGGCCATCAATAAGAAAACTTCTTCAACGTGAGACTGAATCTGCTGTCTCTGGGCTCTCTGATGCACTTTCTGGTTTTGACATGCATGAAGAGACCAAGAATGAAATTCTTGCAAGACTAAGGGATTATGCAAGAGGTGTTGTTGAAGCAAAAGCAAAGGAGGGGGCTGGAAGAGTCTTGAGTGGTATGAAGGAAAG GTTTACTACATTGTTTAGCCATGATTCTGATTCGATGCCACGTGTTTGGACTGGGAAAGAAGATATTCGAGCAATTACTAAGACTGCTCGCTCTTCT tCCCTAAAGTTGCTCTCTGTTTTGGCTGCACTTCGTTTGGATGATTATGATGTTGACAATGTCGATAATACTTTAACCCTTGCTTTGGTGGATTCTACAAGTGCTTCTGTTAAAGATAGGAGCATAACAACACTTGACCCACTGGCCTCAAGCACATGGGAAAAT GTTCCATCGTCAAAAACATTGATCACACCTGTCCAGTGCAAGTCTCTATGGAGGCAATTTAAGACTGAGACGGAATACATTGTAACTCAGGCTATTTCTGCCCAG GAAGCCAACAAGCGAAATAACAACTGGTTGCCACCTCCATGGGCAATTGTTGCGTTGGTTGTCTTGGGATTTAATGAATTTATGACACTTTTGAG AAATCCTTTGTATCTGGGGTTCATCTTTGTTGCCTTTTTACTTGTGAAAGCCATGTGGGTGCAGCTTGATATTTCGGGTGAATTCAGCAATGGCATC CTTCCTGGAATTCTCTCACTATCTACCAAGTTCCTTCCCACTGTCATGAACATTATCAAGAGACTAGCAGAGGAAGGGTCAGGACAAACAGCTACAGCTAATGGTCCTCAAAGGAACCCTGCACTACCATCGAGAAGTTTCCATAATGGAGTAAATACTACCAGTAGTGAAATGTCTTCTAGTGCTTCGTCAGACCTGACAGAAACCGATAACTCTAGCTCCTCTAAACAAGATTAG
- the LOC125419040 gene encoding protein HOTHEAD, whose product MDLVGALKLFGFLVLWLFNFLSSSQGKENIYEFRYPFIKRASSFSSSSSSFSSKGSNNGFDYIIVGGGTAGCPLAATLSKNYSVLVLERGGVPFSNANVSFLKNFHITLADTSPTSASQAFISTDGVLNARARVLGGGTCINAGFYTRASTRFIKSVGWDAKIVNESYPWVEKQIVHRPNPAPWQTAFRDSLLDVGVSPFNGFTYDHIYGTKVGGTIFDRFGRRHTAAELLASGNPQKLTVLLHATVQKVVFDTSRKRPKAVGVIFKDENGNLHQAILADKPRSEVILSCGAIGTPQMLMLSGIGPKAHLRKMNISVVLENEFVGKGMADNPMNTIFVPSNRPVEQTLIQTVGITKMGVYIEGSSGFGQSKDSIQCHHGIMSAEIGQLSTIPPKQRTPEAVQAYIRRKRYLPHEAFKGGFILEKIANPISTGHLSLINTNVDDNPEVTFNYFAHPYDLQRCVDGIRMATKVVQSQHFTNYTQCDKQTVEKLLNMSVEANVNLIPKHTNDTKSLEQFCKDTVITIWHYHGGCHVGKVVDHDYKVLGVKRLRVVDGSTFNESPGTNPQATVMMMGRYMGVKILRDRLGREAGI is encoded by the exons ATGGATTTAGTTGGAGCACTGAAGCTGTTTGGCTTTTTGGTTCTGTggctcttcaactttctctctTCTTCACAAG GGAAGGAGAATATCTATGAATTTAGATACCCATTTATCAAACGTGCAAGCTCtttctcatcatcttcatcatcattttcatcaaaagGAAGTAACAATGGCTTTGATTACATAATAGTGGGAGGTGGCACAGCTGGATGTCCCTTGGCTGCCACACTCTCAAAGAATTACAGTGTTCTTGTGCTTGAAAGAGGAGGTGTTCCTTTCTCCAATGCAAATGTTTCGTTCTTGAAGAACTTCCACATTACATTGGCTGATACCTCACCTACTTCTGCTTCCCAAGCTTTCATTTCCACCGATGGAGTACTTAATGCTAGGGCTAGGGTTTTGGGTGGTGGTACTTGCATCAATGCTGGTTTCTATACTAGAGCAAGCACAag GTTCATAAAGAGTGTGGGTTGGGACGCCAAGATAGTAAATGAGTCATATCCATGGGTTGAAAAGCAAATTGTTCACAGGCCAAATCCTGCACCATGGCAAACTGCTTTTAGAGACAGCCTTTTGGATGTTGGGGTGTCACCTTTCAATGGATTCACCTATGATCACATCTATGGAACCAAGGTTGGTGGAACCATTTTCGATAGGTTTGGCCGGCGCCATACTGCTGCTGAACTTCTAGCTTCTGGAAACCCTCAGAAGCTCACTGTGCTTCTCCATGCCACCGTCCAAAAAGTGGTTTTTGACACATCAA GGAAGAGACCAAAGGCAGTGGGAGTCATATTCAAAGACGAGAATGGGAATCTGCATCAGGCAATTCTTGCAGATAAACCACGAAGTGAAGTAATATTGTCTTGTGGAGCTATTGGGACTCCTCAAATGCTAATGCTTAGTGGCATTGGACCAAAAGCTCATCTCCGGAAGATGAACATTTCAGTGGTTCTGGAGAATGAATTTGTTGGGAAAGGCATGGCCGATAATCCCATGAATACAATCTTTGTTCCTAGCAATAGACCAGTGGAGCAGACATTGATACAAACTGTTGGAATAACCAAGATGGGTGTCTACATTGAAGGTAGCAGTGGATTTGGACAGTCCAAGGATAGTATTCAATGccaccatggaatcatgtcagcTGAG ATTGGGCAGCTCTCTACAATTCCTCCAAAACAAAGAACACCAGAAGCCGTTCAAGCTTACATCAGACGCAAACGATATTTGCCTCATGAAGCATTCAAAGGAGGCTTCATTCTCGAAAAAATTGCTAACCCAATTTCAACAGGCCATCTCAGCTTGATCAACACCAACGTGGATGACAACCCCGAGGTCACATTCAACTACTTTGCTCATCCGTATGATCTTCAACGCTGCGTTGATGGGATTCGCATGGCCACCAAAGTAGTGCAGTCCCAACACTTCACCAACTACACACAGTGTGACAAACAAACAGTAGAGAAGTTGCTCAACATGAGTGTGGAGGCAAATGTTAACCTTATACCCAAACATACCAATGACACCAAATCACTAGAACAATTTTGCAAAGACACTGTGATCACAATCTGGCACTACCATGGAGGTTGTCATGTAGGGAAGGTGGTTGACCATGACTACAAGGTTCTTGGTGTGAAAAGGCTCAGAGTTGTTGATGGCTCGACTTTCAATGAATCCCCGGGGACTAATCCTCAAGCCACTGTCATGATGATGGGAAG GTATATGGGAGTGAAGATCTTGAGAGACAGATTGGGAAGAGAAGCTGGTATATAA